From Juglans regia cultivar Chandler chromosome 8, Walnut 2.0, whole genome shotgun sequence, the proteins below share one genomic window:
- the LOC108991147 gene encoding CBL-interacting serine/threonine-protein kinase 21-like isoform X3: MAFPANSIGKYKIGRTIGEGNFAKVKLAVDSTDGQYVAIKTIDKNKVMESDLKYQVKREIRTMKLLHHPNIVRIHEVLGTKTKIYIVMEYVPGGQLTDKMSYSKKLEEREARRLFQQLIDAVDYCHSKGVYHRDLKPENLLLDQKGNLKVSDFGLSALQKPGGTLTTACGSPSYVAPELLANKGYDGAAADVWSCGVILFELLAGHLPFDDSNLINLYKKICRAEYTCPEWFTEDQKKLLSRILDKNPESRMSIPDIVEDKWFQKDYVPACGYECNEKIHLEDVNAAFDSIEQEIVSETNNPNSSSFINAFKLIAMSHDLDLSGLFEEKTTMFGSKNTINETMKKIEAAATDASLSVERTKHHKIKMHPKQKMTRYSRSYLDISAEVIEVAPTDCVIKVSKSSGDLRVYEEFCKTLSSLLTQKSGVPSQMKDPEEVVVDSKYIHESECSEDKNYKENKDPRGYSST, from the exons ATGGCATTTCCTGCCAATAGCATAGGGAAGTACAAGATTGGCCGGACAATTGGAGAAGGTAATTTCGCCAAGGTTAAGCTAGCCGTTGACAGCACCGATGGCCAATATGTTGCAATCAAGACCATCGATAAGAACAAGGTCATGGAAAGCGATCTCAAGTACCAG gtaaaaagagaaataagaaCAATGAAGCTTCTTCATCACCCTAACATCGTACGGATACATGAG GTTCTCGGCACGAAGACGAAGATTTACATAGTCATGGAATATGTACCAGGAGGACAACTCACAGACAAAATG TCTTATTCCAAGAAGCTAGAGGAACGGGAAGCAAGAAGGCTTTTCCAGCAGTTGATTGATGCGGTCGACTATTGCCATAGCAAAGGGGTATATCACCGAGATCTGAAG CCAGAGAACCTGCTTCTGGATCAGAAGGGAAATCTCAAAGTATCTGATTTTGGACTAAGTGCACTGCAGAAG CCCGGTGGCACTCTAACCACCGCTTGTGGCTCCCCAAGCTATGTCGCACCTGAG CTGCTTGCGAATAAGGGTTATGATGGAGCAGCTGCTGATGTTTGGTCTTGTGGGGTAATCCTATTTGAGTTACTTGCTGGTCATCTACCCTTTGATGACAGCAACCTGATAAACTTGTACAAGAAG ATATGCAGAGCAGAATACACATGTCCAGAATGGTTTACTGAAGACCAAAAGAAACTACTCTCCAGAATACTTGATAAAAATCCTGAAAGT CGAATGAGCATACCGGATATTGTTGAAGACAAATGGTTTCAAAAAGATTATGTGCCAGCTTGTGGATATGAATGCAATGAGAAAATTCACTTGGAGGATGTTAATGCTGCTTTTGATTCGATTGAG CAGGAGATTGTCTCAGAGACAAACAATCCCAACTCCTCAAGTTTCATAAATGCCTTCAAGTTAATTGCCATGTCACATGATCTCGATTTATCGGGTCTGTTTGAAGAGAAG ACAACAATGTTTGGATCCAAGAATACAATAAATGAAACCATGAAGAAAATTGAAGCTGCAGCGACAGATGCGAGTTTGTCAGTAGAAAGAACGAAACATCATAAG ATAAAGATGCATCCAAAACAAAAGATGACTAGATATTCTAGATCATATCTCGACATATCAGCAGAG GTGATTGAGGTTGCTCCGACTGATTGTGtaataaaagtatcaaaatctTCAGGGGACCTGCGAGTGTACGAAGAG TTCTGCAAAACTTTATCAAGTCTGCTGACACAGAAATCAGGGGTTCCATCACAAATGAAGGATCCAGAGGAAGTTGTAGTTGATAGCAAATATATCCATGAGAGTGAATG CTCTGAGgacaaaaattataaagaaaataaagatccACGCGGATATTCATCCACTTGA
- the LOC108991147 gene encoding CBL-interacting serine/threonine-protein kinase 21-like isoform X1 produces the protein MAFPANSIGKYKIGRTIGEGNFAKVKLAVDSTDGQYVAIKTIDKNKVMESDLKYQVKREIRTMKLLHHPNIVRIHEVLGTKTKIYIVMEYVPGGQLTDKMSYSKKLEEREARRLFQQLIDAVDYCHSKGVYHRDLKPENLLLDQKGNLKVSDFGLSALQKPGGTLTTACGSPSYVAPELLANKGYDGAAADVWSCGVILFELLAGHLPFDDSNLINLYKKICRAEYTCPEWFTEDQKKLLSRILDKNPESRMSIPDIVEDKWFQKDYVPACGYECNEKIHLEDVNAAFDSIEQEIVSETNNPNSSSFINAFKLIAMSHDLDLSGLFEEKSEYMQTTMFGSKNTINETMKKIEAAATDASLSVERTKHHKIKMHPKQKMTRYSRSYLDISAEVIEVAPTDCVIKVSKSSGDLRVYEEFCKTLSSLLTQKSGVPSQMKDPEEVVVDSKYIHESECSEDKNYKENKDPRGYSST, from the exons ATGGCATTTCCTGCCAATAGCATAGGGAAGTACAAGATTGGCCGGACAATTGGAGAAGGTAATTTCGCCAAGGTTAAGCTAGCCGTTGACAGCACCGATGGCCAATATGTTGCAATCAAGACCATCGATAAGAACAAGGTCATGGAAAGCGATCTCAAGTACCAG gtaaaaagagaaataagaaCAATGAAGCTTCTTCATCACCCTAACATCGTACGGATACATGAG GTTCTCGGCACGAAGACGAAGATTTACATAGTCATGGAATATGTACCAGGAGGACAACTCACAGACAAAATG TCTTATTCCAAGAAGCTAGAGGAACGGGAAGCAAGAAGGCTTTTCCAGCAGTTGATTGATGCGGTCGACTATTGCCATAGCAAAGGGGTATATCACCGAGATCTGAAG CCAGAGAACCTGCTTCTGGATCAGAAGGGAAATCTCAAAGTATCTGATTTTGGACTAAGTGCACTGCAGAAG CCCGGTGGCACTCTAACCACCGCTTGTGGCTCCCCAAGCTATGTCGCACCTGAG CTGCTTGCGAATAAGGGTTATGATGGAGCAGCTGCTGATGTTTGGTCTTGTGGGGTAATCCTATTTGAGTTACTTGCTGGTCATCTACCCTTTGATGACAGCAACCTGATAAACTTGTACAAGAAG ATATGCAGAGCAGAATACACATGTCCAGAATGGTTTACTGAAGACCAAAAGAAACTACTCTCCAGAATACTTGATAAAAATCCTGAAAGT CGAATGAGCATACCGGATATTGTTGAAGACAAATGGTTTCAAAAAGATTATGTGCCAGCTTGTGGATATGAATGCAATGAGAAAATTCACTTGGAGGATGTTAATGCTGCTTTTGATTCGATTGAG CAGGAGATTGTCTCAGAGACAAACAATCCCAACTCCTCAAGTTTCATAAATGCCTTCAAGTTAATTGCCATGTCACATGATCTCGATTTATCGGGTCTGTTTGAAGAGAAG AGTGAATATATGCAGACAACAATGTTTGGATCCAAGAATACAATAAATGAAACCATGAAGAAAATTGAAGCTGCAGCGACAGATGCGAGTTTGTCAGTAGAAAGAACGAAACATCATAAG ATAAAGATGCATCCAAAACAAAAGATGACTAGATATTCTAGATCATATCTCGACATATCAGCAGAG GTGATTGAGGTTGCTCCGACTGATTGTGtaataaaagtatcaaaatctTCAGGGGACCTGCGAGTGTACGAAGAG TTCTGCAAAACTTTATCAAGTCTGCTGACACAGAAATCAGGGGTTCCATCACAAATGAAGGATCCAGAGGAAGTTGTAGTTGATAGCAAATATATCCATGAGAGTGAATG CTCTGAGgacaaaaattataaagaaaataaagatccACGCGGATATTCATCCACTTGA
- the LOC108991147 gene encoding CBL-interacting serine/threonine-protein kinase 21-like isoform X4 — translation MAFPANSIGKYKIGRTIGEGNFAKVKLAVDSTDGQYVAIKTIDKNKVMESDLKYQVKREIRTMKLLHHPNIVRIHEVLGTKTKIYIVMEYVPGGQLTDKMSYSKKLEEREARRLFQQLIDAVDYCHSKGVYHRDLKPENLLLDQKGNLKVSDFGLSALQKPGGTLTTACGSPSYVAPELLANKGYDGAAADVWSCGVILFELLAGHLPFDDSNLINLYKKICRAEYTCPEWFTEDQKKLLSRILDKNPESRMSIPDIVEDKWFQKDYVPACGYECNEKIHLEDVNAAFDSIEEIVSETNNPNSSSFINAFKLIAMSHDLDLSGLFEEKTTMFGSKNTINETMKKIEAAATDASLSVERTKHHKIKMHPKQKMTRYSRSYLDISAEVIEVAPTDCVIKVSKSSGDLRVYEEFCKTLSSLLTQKSGVPSQMKDPEEVVVDSKYIHESECSEDKNYKENKDPRGYSST, via the exons ATGGCATTTCCTGCCAATAGCATAGGGAAGTACAAGATTGGCCGGACAATTGGAGAAGGTAATTTCGCCAAGGTTAAGCTAGCCGTTGACAGCACCGATGGCCAATATGTTGCAATCAAGACCATCGATAAGAACAAGGTCATGGAAAGCGATCTCAAGTACCAG gtaaaaagagaaataagaaCAATGAAGCTTCTTCATCACCCTAACATCGTACGGATACATGAG GTTCTCGGCACGAAGACGAAGATTTACATAGTCATGGAATATGTACCAGGAGGACAACTCACAGACAAAATG TCTTATTCCAAGAAGCTAGAGGAACGGGAAGCAAGAAGGCTTTTCCAGCAGTTGATTGATGCGGTCGACTATTGCCATAGCAAAGGGGTATATCACCGAGATCTGAAG CCAGAGAACCTGCTTCTGGATCAGAAGGGAAATCTCAAAGTATCTGATTTTGGACTAAGTGCACTGCAGAAG CCCGGTGGCACTCTAACCACCGCTTGTGGCTCCCCAAGCTATGTCGCACCTGAG CTGCTTGCGAATAAGGGTTATGATGGAGCAGCTGCTGATGTTTGGTCTTGTGGGGTAATCCTATTTGAGTTACTTGCTGGTCATCTACCCTTTGATGACAGCAACCTGATAAACTTGTACAAGAAG ATATGCAGAGCAGAATACACATGTCCAGAATGGTTTACTGAAGACCAAAAGAAACTACTCTCCAGAATACTTGATAAAAATCCTGAAAGT CGAATGAGCATACCGGATATTGTTGAAGACAAATGGTTTCAAAAAGATTATGTGCCAGCTTGTGGATATGAATGCAATGAGAAAATTCACTTGGAGGATGTTAATGCTGCTTTTGATTCGATTGAG GAGATTGTCTCAGAGACAAACAATCCCAACTCCTCAAGTTTCATAAATGCCTTCAAGTTAATTGCCATGTCACATGATCTCGATTTATCGGGTCTGTTTGAAGAGAAG ACAACAATGTTTGGATCCAAGAATACAATAAATGAAACCATGAAGAAAATTGAAGCTGCAGCGACAGATGCGAGTTTGTCAGTAGAAAGAACGAAACATCATAAG ATAAAGATGCATCCAAAACAAAAGATGACTAGATATTCTAGATCATATCTCGACATATCAGCAGAG GTGATTGAGGTTGCTCCGACTGATTGTGtaataaaagtatcaaaatctTCAGGGGACCTGCGAGTGTACGAAGAG TTCTGCAAAACTTTATCAAGTCTGCTGACACAGAAATCAGGGGTTCCATCACAAATGAAGGATCCAGAGGAAGTTGTAGTTGATAGCAAATATATCCATGAGAGTGAATG CTCTGAGgacaaaaattataaagaaaataaagatccACGCGGATATTCATCCACTTGA
- the LOC108991147 gene encoding CBL-interacting serine/threonine-protein kinase 21-like isoform X2, whose product MAFPANSIGKYKIGRTIGEGNFAKVKLAVDSTDGQYVAIKTIDKNKVMESDLKYQVKREIRTMKLLHHPNIVRIHEVLGTKTKIYIVMEYVPGGQLTDKMSYSKKLEEREARRLFQQLIDAVDYCHSKGVYHRDLKPENLLLDQKGNLKVSDFGLSALQKPGGTLTTACGSPSYVAPELLANKGYDGAAADVWSCGVILFELLAGHLPFDDSNLINLYKKICRAEYTCPEWFTEDQKKLLSRILDKNPESRMSIPDIVEDKWFQKDYVPACGYECNEKIHLEDVNAAFDSIEEIVSETNNPNSSSFINAFKLIAMSHDLDLSGLFEEKSEYMQTTMFGSKNTINETMKKIEAAATDASLSVERTKHHKIKMHPKQKMTRYSRSYLDISAEVIEVAPTDCVIKVSKSSGDLRVYEEFCKTLSSLLTQKSGVPSQMKDPEEVVVDSKYIHESECSEDKNYKENKDPRGYSST is encoded by the exons ATGGCATTTCCTGCCAATAGCATAGGGAAGTACAAGATTGGCCGGACAATTGGAGAAGGTAATTTCGCCAAGGTTAAGCTAGCCGTTGACAGCACCGATGGCCAATATGTTGCAATCAAGACCATCGATAAGAACAAGGTCATGGAAAGCGATCTCAAGTACCAG gtaaaaagagaaataagaaCAATGAAGCTTCTTCATCACCCTAACATCGTACGGATACATGAG GTTCTCGGCACGAAGACGAAGATTTACATAGTCATGGAATATGTACCAGGAGGACAACTCACAGACAAAATG TCTTATTCCAAGAAGCTAGAGGAACGGGAAGCAAGAAGGCTTTTCCAGCAGTTGATTGATGCGGTCGACTATTGCCATAGCAAAGGGGTATATCACCGAGATCTGAAG CCAGAGAACCTGCTTCTGGATCAGAAGGGAAATCTCAAAGTATCTGATTTTGGACTAAGTGCACTGCAGAAG CCCGGTGGCACTCTAACCACCGCTTGTGGCTCCCCAAGCTATGTCGCACCTGAG CTGCTTGCGAATAAGGGTTATGATGGAGCAGCTGCTGATGTTTGGTCTTGTGGGGTAATCCTATTTGAGTTACTTGCTGGTCATCTACCCTTTGATGACAGCAACCTGATAAACTTGTACAAGAAG ATATGCAGAGCAGAATACACATGTCCAGAATGGTTTACTGAAGACCAAAAGAAACTACTCTCCAGAATACTTGATAAAAATCCTGAAAGT CGAATGAGCATACCGGATATTGTTGAAGACAAATGGTTTCAAAAAGATTATGTGCCAGCTTGTGGATATGAATGCAATGAGAAAATTCACTTGGAGGATGTTAATGCTGCTTTTGATTCGATTGAG GAGATTGTCTCAGAGACAAACAATCCCAACTCCTCAAGTTTCATAAATGCCTTCAAGTTAATTGCCATGTCACATGATCTCGATTTATCGGGTCTGTTTGAAGAGAAG AGTGAATATATGCAGACAACAATGTTTGGATCCAAGAATACAATAAATGAAACCATGAAGAAAATTGAAGCTGCAGCGACAGATGCGAGTTTGTCAGTAGAAAGAACGAAACATCATAAG ATAAAGATGCATCCAAAACAAAAGATGACTAGATATTCTAGATCATATCTCGACATATCAGCAGAG GTGATTGAGGTTGCTCCGACTGATTGTGtaataaaagtatcaaaatctTCAGGGGACCTGCGAGTGTACGAAGAG TTCTGCAAAACTTTATCAAGTCTGCTGACACAGAAATCAGGGGTTCCATCACAAATGAAGGATCCAGAGGAAGTTGTAGTTGATAGCAAATATATCCATGAGAGTGAATG CTCTGAGgacaaaaattataaagaaaataaagatccACGCGGATATTCATCCACTTGA